The nucleotide sequence TACCCGGAAAACCGGCGAGAAATGCAAGGAGCGATCAGTGGCATCGCGGGGGGTGGGTGGGGTAAATATTGGGGCGGAGCCGCGCAGGGGGTAGATGGGTCAGCTAGGGAGGCCTCCCAGGAGAGAGGACTCAGCCAGTCTCCCGCTCCTCCTGCCAAGCACGTGCCGAGGACTTTGGAGGCTGGGGCcaagaagaggaagggaaagaggagtgAGGGCCACAGCCAGACTTCCCCGCTCCAACTCCAGTCgttcgaatgaatgaatgaacgtaTGCACGCATGCATGCAAGCAAGCCTCAGTGGCATTCCCCCGCCTTCCGCCCAAGATTCGGCCGCCCAGAGCAGTGGCGGGACTCGGAGGCCCCGGCCCCACGGCGCCCGCCCGGAGCCTCTAGAGGCCAGGGGAGCGGTACGACCACGAGCGGCTTCAACTTCGCCCGCCAGAGGGCGCCAGCCCCGACTTCCCTCTCCCTGCCGACCGCGCTCCGCAGCGAGACCCATGGTTCCCAGCCAGGCCGCCCCTCCGCCGGGCTCTCCAGGGAAGCATTTTTAGCAGCGTCCTCCTGGATCGGAGAAAGGCGCCTGCGACCCAGATCACCGCAACACAGACGGGCGTCATCTCCCTTTGTCCTCAACTTGAGGAAGAGGGAGGTTGGAAACTGGACCCCTAGTTCCTCACCACGGGCTGGGGGAGAACCTCCTTCACTAGGGATGCGCTGAAGAGTGTGCGGGTCGGTACTGCGGACGCAAGGTCTTCAAAGCTGACCTCACCTGCCCCAGAACCACCAGCCCGCGATATCCTGGGGCCCCTCCCCCTTGACTAGAGGCTGGGAGTGGGAGTTGGCCTGACCCCCATCAGGCCCTGTTCTCTGTCTATCCTCAGCCTGTCTGGCCCCAGGTTGTCTGGGGAggcaatgttttgtttgtttgtttgtttgtgggcATTGACAACCCTCCCCCCACAACCAACACTGCTGCTGAACTGCTGACCCCAGAGCTGGTCACATACACTCATCCTCAAACCAGGTGTGTCAGTTCTTCCTGGCACAAAGGCAGCCAAGTGCCAGAACTACCTGATTCCAGGCACCAAAGACCCCCAGACCCCACGGTGTGTGGGGGACAAGAATCCCTTAGTCCAGGAGGCCAATTCCCTGGGGCCCCTTTCTGCCCCCATATGCCAGGCCACCCGGATTCTGGTTTCCCTGTCACCCAATCTGGCCAGTCCCCTCCATCTGGCCCCCGGAGTCAGGTTTCTCTAAGGGCCCAGCCCTGCTCAGAGACAGCCTGCAAGGCTCAAAGGAGGAGCGAAGCCTGGTCCCGCCCTGCCCTCACAGGCCCTCTCTGGGCCAGAGACCCTCGTGGGGCTAGGGACGCGCATTCCTCAGGCTGCCTAAGCCTGCTTATCTGCCCCCTGCCCATCAGCCGAGTGCTGACAGAGGCCCAGACCCCTTGTTTGGATGCTGATAACCTCCTGCGATGACCCTCTCCCACCTGCAGAGACTGGGAATGGGCTGAGTGTTGGGAGGTCCCCTTCCAGCAAGGCAACTGGGGCCCAGGCCCCAGGTCCTAGCCCAGGGCCATGAGGGTAGAGGATCCCACAGTTCTCCACCCTCCCCCAGGCCCAGGGCCACCCTGGGTGCTGCCACAGTGCCACCTGGCGGTCCCTAGGGAAACATCACCCAGCACAGGAAGAAGCCACACAAGAGCTGCAAAAACTCCACACCACTTTATTTCAACCTTTatccaaaaatgtaaaaactattaaaaatgtgtAGTTCTGAGCTTCAGGCACTAACCTCCAATTCTCACAGGCAGGTGGGAAGGGAGGCCCTGGGCATGATGCAAAATCAGAAAACCAGGGCTGTGTGGAGCACAGGCCCTCTCCTAGCACCAAAGACCCAAGTCCCTCCCACCCAACCCCCACCCAAGCTCTCCTCTTCaaggaagaaatatttacaattgttGAAACTTGTCAGCGAACAGGGTGCGTGGCGGTGCATGGCGCATGGAGCTGACCTGAAAAGAGGAAACAAGGAATCAGCATTTAGGCCCTCACCTGCTTCTCCTGCCCCTTCCCAGAGCCTGCTGGGCACTTCTCCCCGCAACTCACCAAGGAGGGCTAGGGCCTGCCCCCCTGCTTTTTGGCAGGAAGGATGGGGCACAGCTCAACTTCTTCCTCATCActgtcctcttcctcttcctcgcTCTCCTCCTCAGAAACATCATTGCTCATCGTAACTGGTGGACACACAAGCAGTAGAAGGATGGGGTGTTAAGACCAGACCGTTTCACACTGCATGCCATTTCTTCACGCCGTGGTGTTAGGCTTACAGGGACCATGACCTCCCAGTGCTTATGGGCTAGGTGGGAAGAACCTCAGACCCTAAACTGGGTCACAAAGAGCCAAAGGAGTCTTCATTACTGGAGCTGGAGAAGTTGGGCCATGTTCCATGGAGGAGGTAGGCTTGAGTAGACGGAAAGGAGAGGGCATGTCATGCACAGGGCACAGCGTGGAAGGCACGCAGACCTGTACAGGGCTGCACTAGGAGATGAGGGTGGGATGGGGCAGGAGTGCGGAGCGGGGGAAGCCTGATGGGAGAGTCCACTGGAAGCAAAGGAGAGGGCCCTCCCCTCTTCTCACCAATCTGGTGCCGCCCAGTGATCCGCACAGGGCCAGAGCCCGACTTCAGGCGGAAGGTTACAGGTGGTTGGAGCTGGAAGTCATCCAGACTGAGCTGGGAGGAAGACAAGGATGAAGGCCTGGCCCACTCCTAGCCCACCCCACACTGTAATGAGTGCTAACGTCCTCAAtcccctcaccaccaccaccaccaccaccaaggcAGAGCTGGGGAACTCACCATGGGTTGGCAGGACAGCTTGAGGTTGGCCACAGGGACTGCGATCTCCTGATGGTCATGGTTCCGGGCCACAACTTCTACCACATTACACTCGTCTTTGGCTCCCTCGGTGAGGCAGAGCTGGGAACGGTACACAGGGCCTCAGGGTCTCCTCAAGTGAGGGTTGACACCACAACTAAAGGCATCTACCCTAGCACCTGCCCAGCCTCAGAGGTCCCGGTTCACCTGGCCAGGGGAGCCGCCCATGCCGGGGGGTTAGGCTGAGGATGTGTCTCCAAGTAAAGGGGATCCGGAGGTTGGGTAGAGACCTATATTGCCTGCCTGGGCTTATTCATTAAAACCCCACTCCCCTGCCCCTCACCATGGTTAGTGCCAGCACGTGCTCCGCATCATCCTCTTCCTCTACCTTAAAGGTGAAGGAGCGGGTGTGGCCGGAGAGCTCACAGCCTGGTAGAAATAACAGTGAGTATGCCTGAGCGTGTGTACGGGGCTGGGCAGCGGGGGATGTCACCAACCCGCCGTCACGTGTAACCTTGGGCGGACGGGTCATTTACACGTCCACCTCCGTCTCTTCTCTCAGAACACCTGGGACGCTCTGCCGTGGGCCCCGCCCAACACATCTGGGGCAGGGATCTCGCCGCCCCCTTTGGCTGTGCGTGCGAGGCCCCCTCTCCTGCGGGAACAGCGAAGCAGCCCTCCGCCCACACCCACGCCGTGAAACCCTCCGCATTTCCGCCTCACATCCCTACCTCTTACCGCCCTAGTACCACCCTCAGCCTCTCCCTTCACTAATACCGAAGAAAAAACTGTCCATAGTGACCGGGGCCGGGACCCGTAGGCCCCCGACACCCCCGGCCCGCGTTCGGCTCTCCTGACTCAAAAACGCTAAGGCAGCTGCAGTACCGGCGGCCATGCTGTAAGGGCCTTCTTCAAACTCCGCCCCCGACACGCACAAAGCCGGGGACCCTCGGCCAGTTCCGGCCCCGCCCATTAAAGGAGACGCACAGTCCTGGAAAAGAAAAGGCGCCGAGACCCCGCAGCCCTACCCGGAGCCCGCAGCTTCTGCTCATATTTTATCAAGACCGAagagaaaggaagtaacatcACAGAAGAATGGATTTGGGGTTTATGTTAACATCCTTGCTCATTTCCACGACCATGAGGGTGTCCACTTCCCCAAGCTCCTCGCTCTGTGTCGGAAGAGTGTCTCCCACTCTTCCAACCCAGGGTAAGCTTTCGTTAAAGGAGTTATAGATACAAAAATGTAAACCCTTCTTACTCCTCCCAGCAAAGGTGGGGTTCAGGGCAGTGCTTTTCTGCTACAAGCAAAGGAAATGCACTCAGATTGTCTTTGCCTCAAGAGAGCCGAGGAGCCTTAGGAATTTCCATCCCAACACGTCTGTCCTGTCTGTCCTCTCGGCTAAGCCTCTCTTATTCTTCCTGCTCTAAAGACCCCGCAACTTGCTATGCCTTCACTGAGACTTAGCGGCTGGCACTTGCTAGCAGAGGACTAGTTAGCTCATGTGTGTTGGCTGTTCCTGGCCCACCCACGCTTTTTGAGCTTTTAATTCCAAATCATCCAGGAGTATCTTTGCGCCGTGGATTATTTTGTCAGTTTATGCTACTCGCGCCATCTTTCGCCTTTTAAGAATCAGGCAAACTGTGTGCTTTCTATCCTAATAGATGGCAAAACTCAAACTAGAGGCCCTATTTCACATCCAGGTTATAACTGTGGCAAGAAGGTGGGGTGGCTTGGCTAAGAACTAGTCTACTTTTCTTAGCTCTTGTCTTAATGAAAATCTGGAAGTCTTACTGGTGATGGAGGTAGGGGAGGGCTGCCTTCAAGATCCAATCTTTAACTTGGAACAGCTGTGGAGAGGAGAGAATACCTGCTTGTAGGTGAGGCACGAAAGAGGAGAAAAGGTAGGGGGCAGACAGGAAATAGATTCACACAATACAACACGACAAGCATTCACTTCAAGTTTTATTTTGCCTCTTGCATGGTCTTTTACAGTTCGTTTTCTACAGGAACTGAGCTCTGATCCAAACAATCAATAAAAATGTCATTCCAACCTTAATATTCATAACCAGGAAATAGCATAGCACTTCATGATCCTAGAGTGATGAAAGCAAGACCAGGGCATCTGTTTCACAGTCACCTGTGACCAGACCAGCCAACATGATTACTAAAAGCCAAGATAAAACCAAAAGTAAACTTGCTAAAAAATCCTGATTCCATGAGGTTAACTCTGAAATCCTCCAAACAAAATGCTAGAATTGTCCACTAGTGTTAAGACGAGAAAACTGAGGAAAACTCAGCTGTCTTACTATCTGGTAAGAATCTTCCCTTCATCTCAAGCCCTCAAAAATGCAAACTTGGTTCCAGCTTTACAACATACCATATCCTTCTATCGGTTAAAGGTTTCTAACCTAAaaaccttctctcctttcttctcaccTATTTAGTGCATACTCAAAGGCTTTGGTTGGAAGTCACTAGGTACCACTAGGTACAATGCTTTAGGGCTCTCTCAAAGCCCACACTGGTGGAGTTCTGTGAAAGAAAACTtaagtttctttctctttacccCTCTCCCCTCACTCAGCTCAAAGTTAAACAGCTGATGCAAAACTACAGCGAAGCAAGATAACAAAATACTGTTATCAATCTATGGAGAAATCAGCCAGCCATGATGAAAAAATGAGTCCTGCAGACTATCTGCCAGCTTCATGCTCAGAACCCTTAAAAACACAGAatctaaattaaaatacatgaagcTTTCACAATCCGGTTAAAGGAAAAAGGTAACTGTAAATAACTGGTTAAAGTGTGCTCATTCTTTCAGAAATTAGATACAAACATGCAAGAATTAAAGACTCTGATTTAATAAAATCAGTAGTAACAGGTCTTGAGATTAAACAACAACTGACCTGAGGGCAAATGGGACCAATCAGTCCCTGAACCCTACCTGACATGTCAAATCCAACATTTCACATGCTGACCTAATATTGAGGTTAATTTCCAGAAGTAACTGCACTTTTCAACAGATTAAGTCCTACAAAATTAGGCTCTCGTACCCCAAATGGTCATGGCCTACGCCTAGGTGGGaggcactttaaaaataataaaacttcaaaaagaacaaaaacaaccccaaacccaaagacaaaagtaaagaaaatccaCTTTTCACTGGTTTACATTATTCAAAGTGCCATTCTGAACCAACACCCTTTCatttatagaggaaaaaaatttacaaaaacagtAAACACAAAGGATAGTCAGGTTACagctagtttatatacaaagaaatttacaagtttGTCAATTGTAGGCTTTTGCCACAAACAAATGCACATTTGTCCCTACAAAGTACAACATGCCTGAACCAACAGTCATTACAGGAGACAATTGGCCACGGCTTTACAAAAAGCAGAATAACTGCCCcaaattgaaattatttattcaGCTTAAACTAATGCCACAACCATCCCACTTGGAATCACTCCACCCTGACACTTCTGAAACCCACTCTTATCTTTCTTTCATCTCTGCCATGTCCCCTAAGACTGAGAGGCATTTCACTCAATAAACCAAGGAAGATGACAGATGTTATCTTGATTACTCTCAGGTGAGAAACGCAACCACACTGGATGCAGAAAATAGTGCTGACTACATTTATTGAAGACTCTCTCCCTGTATAAGCCCATGTAAAAGGTCTCAGCACCTAACACAAGACTCAAAAAGGAAACCCACATCTCTCTTTCATACAGGATTTGCTGCAATACTATATTCTTCCAACCAGTGAGTAGTCTGAAAGTGTGATGGGTGAGTTTTA is from Pan paniscus chromosome 8, NHGRI_mPanPan1-v2.0_pri, whole genome shotgun sequence and encodes:
- the NPM3 gene encoding nucleoplasmin-3 encodes the protein MAAGTAAALAFLSQESRTRAGGVGGLRVPAPVTMDSFFFGCELSGHTRSFTFKVEEEDDAEHVLALTMLCLTEGAKDECNVVEVVARNHDHQEIAVPVANLKLSCQPMLSLDDFQLQPPVTFRLKSGSGPVRITGRHQIVTMSNDVSEEESEEEEEDSDEEEVELCPILPAKKQGGRP